In Cygnus atratus isolate AKBS03 ecotype Queensland, Australia chromosome 5, CAtr_DNAZoo_HiC_assembly, whole genome shotgun sequence, a single window of DNA contains:
- the MRPL21 gene encoding 39S ribosomal protein L21, mitochondrial isoform X1 → MAPWPPLPLPGQGPGGSEMAAVAAARRRAAAFLFSSAVRHQSSQSTAVREGLVARTSLTSPPWPEVKLPDPTEEAKYHAEVVQKVNNMIAAGQYGRLFAVVHFASKQWKITSEDLIMMDNVLEAECGDRIRMEKVLLVGADDFTLIGRPLLGKELVRVEATVIEKTESWPKINVRFWKRHNYQKKKIITNPQTVLRINTIEIFPCLS, encoded by the exons ATGGCTCCGTGGCCGCCCCTTCCGCTAccggggcaggggccggggggcagcgaGATGGCGGCGGTGGCCGcagcccggcggcgggcggcag ctttcttgttttcatctgCAGTTCGGCACCAGAGTTCCCAGAGCACTGCAGTGCGGGAAGG ACTTGTTGCCAGAACATCTCTAACTTCACCGCCATGGCCTGAAGTGAAACTGCCAGATCCAACAGAAGAAGCAAAGTATCATGCAG AAGTGGTACAAAAGGTGAACAATATGATCGCAGCAGGGCAGTACGGAAGGCTCTTTGCCGTGGTCCACTTTGCCAGCAAGCAGTGGAAAATAACCAGTGAAGACTTGATTATGATGGACAACGTGCTGGAGGCTGAATGTGGAGACCGAATCCGGATGGAAAAG GTTTTGCTGGTTGGTGCAGATGATTTCACGCTTATTGGAAGGCCGCTCCTTGG gaaagaacTCGTCCGTGTGGAGGCTACTGTGATTGAAAAGACGGAGTCGTGGCCAAAAATTAACGTGCGCTTCTGGAAAAGGCACAAttatcaaaagaagaaaa tcATCACAAACCCGCAGACCGTCCTCCGGATAAACACCATAGAAATTTTCCCCTGTTTGTcatga
- the MRPL21 gene encoding 39S ribosomal protein L21, mitochondrial isoform X2, with protein MIAAGQYGRLFAVVHFASKQWKITSEDLIMMDNVLEAECGDRIRMEKVLLVGADDFTLIGRPLLGKELVRVEATVIEKTESWPKINVRFWKRHNYQKKKIITNPQTVLRINTIEIFPCLS; from the exons ATGATCGCAGCAGGGCAGTACGGAAGGCTCTTTGCCGTGGTCCACTTTGCCAGCAAGCAGTGGAAAATAACCAGTGAAGACTTGATTATGATGGACAACGTGCTGGAGGCTGAATGTGGAGACCGAATCCGGATGGAAAAG GTTTTGCTGGTTGGTGCAGATGATTTCACGCTTATTGGAAGGCCGCTCCTTGG gaaagaacTCGTCCGTGTGGAGGCTACTGTGATTGAAAAGACGGAGTCGTGGCCAAAAATTAACGTGCGCTTCTGGAAAAGGCACAAttatcaaaagaagaaaa tcATCACAAACCCGCAGACCGTCCTCCGGATAAACACCATAGAAATTTTCCCCTGTTTGTcatga